Proteins encoded by one window of Channa argus isolate prfri chromosome 1, Channa argus male v1.0, whole genome shotgun sequence:
- the LOC137137396 gene encoding transmembrane protein 229b-like, with amino-acid sequence MPIDFNSFVTGTSVAAESRSSSSFSRPLSPLVRLYVYALHGCLCEVAFTAVLDWCCTQDRRLAGHSSLWALPMYATAIYLIEGLRDCLLARHQPLPVRLTAYTVFIYLWEFSWGSGLRLLGACPWDYSAYRYNLGGLVTLEYALPWAVAAFLAEQHVIRNTLRIRLHN; translated from the coding sequence ATGCCCATTGATTTTAATTCCTTTGTGACAGGGACCAGTGTTGCAGCAGAGtcacgcagcagcagcagcttcagtcGTCCTCTCTCACCTCTAGTTCGTCTATATGTATATGCACTGCATGGCTGCCTTTGCGAGGTGGCCTTTACTGCCGTGTTGGATTGGTGCTGCACCCAGGACAGGAGGCTGGCCGGTCATAGCAGCCTGTGGGCGCTACCCATGTACGCCACCGCAATCTATCTCATAGAAGGCCTCAGAGACTGCCTGCTGGCTCGGCATCAGCCCCTGCCTGTGCGTCTGACGGCCTACACCGTGTTTATCTACTTGTGGGAGTTCAGCTGGGGATCGGGTCTGAGGCTGTTGGGGGCATGTCCATGGGATTATTCAGCTTATAGGTACAACCTGGGAGGACTAGTGACCCTTGAGTATGCATTGCCATGGGCTGTGGCAGCATTTCTGGCAGAGCAGCATGTGATCCGGAACACTTTAAGGATAAGACTGCACAACTGA
- the hcar1-3 gene encoding hydroxycarboxylic acid receptor 2 — translation MEVKNTTGNLHCHSTEELGSLFLPIVMSVEMIIGLPGNAIAMWIFCFRMKSWKAHTLFLTNLVLADFLLIVSVPFRIDTHLRNEDWVFGAVLCRINLFMLTVNRSASIAFMTAVALNRYFKVVHPHHCVSHMTRTQAALFSGLIWTIVTAFSIPLLTADLLQKHGNISLCRSFSSYETVPLVMMIHYMAFIAEFFLPWLLLLFCSGRIIFSLRQRRLERQKTVRRAIVTVGVISLVFTICFMPGVITGLGAMCIKKFHPSDCDTYRRFTQGFKMCIAFTYLNSTLDPVIYCFSSSMFRETLKNSIRHLCSYKKEFSQVSSSTTSS, via the coding sequence ATGGaggttaaaaacacaacaggcaATTTACATTGCCATTCCACCGAAGAACTTGGATCTCTATTCCTGCCAATCGTCATGAGCGTTGAGATGATCATAGGCCTGCCTGGCAACGCAATTGCCATGTGGATTTTCTGTTTCCGCATGAAGTCCTGGAAAGCACACACTCTCTTCCTCACAAACCTGGTTCTAGCGGACTTCCTGCTCATTGTCAGCGTGCCATTCCGTATCGACACACACCTGCGAAATGAAGACTGGGTGTTTGGAGCGGTCTTGTGCCGCATCAACCTCTTTATGCTGACTGTCAATCGCTCTGCCAGCATTGCATTCATGACGGCTGTGGCACTGAATCGCTACTTCAAAGTGGTCCATCCCCATCACTGTGTCAGCCACATGACGAGAACTCAGGCGGCTTTGTTCTCAGGCCTTATCTGGACTATTGTGACCGCCTTTTCGATTCCACTGTTGACCGCCGACCTCCTTCAGAAGCATGGCAATATCTCCCTGTGTCGCAGCTTCAGTTCCTATGAGACAGTCCCTTTGGTCATGATGATACACTATATGGCCTTTATTGCAGAGTTCTTCCTGCCATGGTTATTGCTACTTTTCTGCTCAGGCCGGATCATCTTCTCCCTTCGTCAACGCCGGCTAGAGAGGCAGAAGACAGTTCGGAGAGCCATCGTAACTGTCGGGGTGATCAGTTTGGTGTTCACCATCTGCTTCATGCCAGGTGTCATCACAGGTCTGGGGGCGATGTGCATTAAGAAGTTTCACCCCTCGGACTGCGATACCTACAGGAGGTTCACCCAGGGCTTTAAGATGTGCATCGCTTTCACTTACCTCAACAGCACATTGGACCCCGTCATCTACTGTTTCTCCAGTTCCATGTTTCGTGAAACTTTAAAGAATTCCATCCGCCACCTCTGCTCTTACAAAAAGGAATTCAGTCAAGTCAGTAGCTCAACCACTAGCAgctaa